GAATTCACTCTTCGCCCTGAGGCCAAGTTTTCCGACGGCAGCCCTGTGACGGTCGACGACGTCATCTGGTCATTTGAAACGCTGGGCACCGTCGGCCACCCACGCTATCGCGGGTTCTGGGGCAAGATTGGCTCCATCGAGCAAACCGGAGACCGCTCTGTCCGTCTCACCTTCAACGTGGACGACCGAGAGCTCGCCCTGATCGCCGGCCTGCGCCCGATCCTGCAAAAGGCACAATGGGACGGTCGCGACATCAATGACTCCACGCTTGAAGATATTCCCATCACAAGTTCTCCATATGTGGTGACAGATTTCGAAGCGGGCCGCTATGTGACCCTGACCCGCAATCCCGACTATTGGGGCAAGGATCTGCCCCTACGGCGCGGCACAAATAACTTCGACACGATCCAGATCGAACACTACGGCGATGGCGATGTGCTTTTTGAAGCCTTCAAGGCTGGCGAGGTTTCCTTTGTGCGCGAGTTCAATGCCGAGAACTGGGCGAGCCGCTACAATTTCCCCCGTGCCGAAGCGGGCGATGTGGTGAAATCGGAAATCACGCATGAGAAACCCTCGGGTATCACCGGCTTTGTGATGAACACCCGCCGCGCGCCCTTTGATGATATCCGCGTGCGGGATGCCTTGATGCATGCGTTCAACTTTGAATTCGTCAACGACGCGATGACCAAAGGCCGCCAGCCGCGCATCACAAGCTATTTCAGCAACTCGGTTCTGTCCAAACAGGACGGCCCAGCCGCAGGCCGCGTGGCCGACTACCTCGCGCCTTATGCCGGAAGCGTGCCAGCAGGCACGATCGAAGGCTACACCCTGCCCGTCTCTGACGGCTCCGAGCGTAACCGCGCGAATGTGGCCAAAGCGATGGATCTCTTGATGTCCGCAGGCTTCACCGTCGAAAACGGCGTCATGACCCAACCGAATGGCGAGCCCTTTGCCTTTGAAATCCTGATGAAACAATCCGGCAGCGGCTTCCAGGACGCGGGCGCCGTGGCCGACATCTACGCCAAAGCGCTGGAACGCCTCGGTATCAAAGCCACCGTCGTCACAGTGGACAACGCGCAATACAAAGAGCGCGAGACCGTCTTTGACTTTGACATGACCTACTACCGCCGGTCCCTGTCCCTGTCGCCGGGCAATGAGCAAAATCTCTACTGGGGCTCAGCGGCGGCGGACACCGAAGGGTCGCGCAACTGGATGGGTGTGAAATCCGAAGCCATCGACGGGCTGATCAACGAGATGCTGACAGCCCGCACGCAGGATGATTTTGTCGCTGCCACCCGCGCGCTGGATCGCGTGCTCACCGCAGGCCGTTACGTGATCCCCTTCTGGAACTTCACCGTGGGCCGCATTGCACATGACAAGACCATGAAGTTCTCCACCGACTTCCCAATCTATGGCGATGGCGTCGACTGGATGCCTGTCACCTGGTGGTACGAAGAATAAACCAACCCAGCGCGGCTCTTAACGGGGCCGCGCTTTTTCTCTTGCCCAAGTATCCTGGGTGAATTTGCCAAAGGCAAAGAGGGCAAAGCCCTCATCTCGGCTGCAACGTCAGCCAAATCCCATCCTTACTCCGCACCGTCAGATGCGCCACAGGCTCCGGATCACGCCCCTCAACCCGCGTAATCCGAAAATGCTTGAGGATCATCGACAGCATCAAGACCCCCTCAACCATCGCAAACCCAGCCCCCGTGCAAACACGCGGACCGCTGGAAAACGGCATATAGGCCTCGCGCATGCATTGCTTGCCGTTGTCCGTGCCCCAACGGGTCGGATCAAACCCATCAGGGTTCTCCCACAGCCGTTCATGGCGATGCAGATGCCAAGGGCTGAGAACCATCTGACTGCCGCGCTTGATATCCCGCTCTCGGAACGTTTCAGGGCAGGTATTCTGCCGCACCATCATTGGTACCGGCGGATAGAGCCTGAGGGACTCTCGGAACACATCCCGCGAAATCTTGAGCTTGCTGATCTGCCCAAACTCAGTGCCGTCCAATGCCTGCGCTTCCTCGGCCACCTGCTCCTGCCAGTCTGGATAAAGCGCCATCAGATAGAGCGTCCAGGCCAGCGCGGAGGCAGAGGTCTCATGCCCTGCCAGAAAAAAGATCGCGACCTGATCGACCATTTCCTGCGGGGTAAATGTCTCGCCCGTCTCAGGATCCTTGGTGGTCATGATTTTGGTCGCCAGATCCTCAGGTGCCGTGCCTCGTTCGATCTCTGCCGATCTCTCCTCGGTCAATTGCGTGATCAAACGGCGAATTTCGCGGGCCGTGGATTTGGTCGAGCGCCCAAAAAACCGCGGCATCCAGCGCGGCAGAGGCACAAAGGCCGCAATGTTAAGGATCGGCTGGCTGCGTTGATAGTCGCGAAACTGGGTGAAAACCTGCGTCGCAATTTCGTTTTCAATCGGGATCGAAAACAGCGTTCGAAAGATAATGTCCGCCGACGCGTGGCTGGTCTCTTCTTCGATCTCAATCGGCTCTCCGACCCGCGCCTTGAGCCGCGCGACCGAAGCCTCAGCAGCCTCATACATCGCGGGATAAATCTCGCGCAGGCGACCACCTTCAAAGGCCGGATCAATAATGCGGCGTTGGCGCTTCCACGTCTCTCCATTGGTCAGGAACACAGAGTCCCCAAGCAACGGGCGCAGACCCTCGGCAACTCGACCCGATTTAGGAAAATCATCGGGGCGTTCTTTGAGGACCGTTTTCACCAGATCAGGCTGGTTCAACAGATACGACCGAAAAAACGGCGTGCGAAATTCAGCCATCCACGCTCGATAGAGCCGCGCGGGTTGGGCCGACAAAAGATCCTTTTTAAACAGTCGCATATACTGGATCAAAGACACACGATCAGGCCGCGCCGGGGGCTTAGGAGGCATCTCCATCAGCCCATCTCCGTGAATTTATTGACCGGCTCTTCGATCCGAGACCGCGAGGCTTTGCGGCCCTCAAACCGCATACGCAGGGTTTTGGGGCCTGCCGTGATCTGGAAATAATCATAGTCTTTGGGCCGATCAAATGCGCAAAGATACTGAAAATGCAGCCGGAAAAACCGCCACCGAAGCGCCTTCCATCGGGCGGGGCTCAGCGTCTGGGTAAAAGCCGCCGAAATCACAATCGGCCAGCGCTTGCCTTCAGAGGCGACGCCAGTCACCGACACAGGATCACAAAGCGCAAAGGCACAGCCATCGCCGGGGGCCGTGACGTCTAGCCAAAAAACATCCTCGCGTGTCGACAAATAGTTCAAATCCATACGCAGGCGTTTGGCCTCTGGCAGAAAACTCACCATCGGCACGACCTGCCCCAGCGAGAGAAAAGACAATACGGGACCGTCTGGTTTGACCTGCCCTGCCCGCAAAAGATCCGAGATCACCGAGACCGCCAGATGTGCGCCGGAGCTATGCCCAACGACCAACACCTCATCCACGTCACTCTTAAGAGCCTCAGCGATATGATCCACAAACTCAGCCATCCGCGCCTCAAGCTCGGGTGGATTGCTGCCCTTGGTCGAGGCCGAATAGGCGTAGTCATGCATGAGGTAATAGGCGAAAAACTTGTTGTCACGCGCTTTGAACCAATTGAGTAAAAGCGGCACAATCACAAAGCCAGCCAGCCCCGCCCACCACGGCGCGAACATCCCGACCAAACGAAACAGCCCATAGCCCGCCAGCAACGCGAGTTGCAGTTGCACCAGCAAAAACACCACCGGATAAAGCGCCGCGATCACCGGCCCCTTGCGTAGGCGCATCAGGCGAAACAGGGCCCCGGTCGCGATATAGGTCCAGGCCGTGCGGATCAGCAGCCCATAGGTCGCCAAGATCCCCTGATCCATGCTGCCACGCACGATGTCAGACCAGACCAGCACTTCGAAATCCGTCTGCGTTTCGATGTCCTCAATCTGGCTGTCCACCCGCCAGCCATAAGGCCCATCGGTGGTTTTCGGAGCAAGCGCGACCTCATAGCCAGATATCTCGCCCTGCGCTTTGCTCTCTTTGCGATAAAGCTCGCGGTAGCGACGCGGGTGAATCGGATCATAGCCTGGAATGTAAAACACCCGGCGCGTTTTGATCGGTTCAGAGGTCTGATCACCCATGGTCTGCTCTCTTGCACCTGTTTGGCGGCGCGTTGAGATCAGACTACATGCTTAGCCCACAAGCGCCAAGGCCGGGAATGCTTCGAGCAACCAATAGGAGAAGGCCGAGAATCCGCCCGTCAGCATCAAAAGGCCGATGGTCCAGAGCAACAGCCCCATGACGCGCTCGATCTGTTCCATATGACGTTTCATCCAGCTCATGAGCCCCGTCAGACGCGGCAAGTAGGCTGCGACCAGCAAAAACGGAATACCAAGCCCCATCGCGTAAACCGCTAGCAGCAGCGTGCCGCGCGTCACAGAGGCTTCAGACGCGGCAATCGACAGGATCGCGCCCAGTTGAGGACCAATGCAGGGCGTCCAGCCGAAGGCGAACGCCAGGCCGAGGATATAGGCACCAAAGGAACTGCCACCGCGATCACCCACATCAATACGCGCTTCGCGATCAAGGAAACCGATGCGATAGATGCCAATGAAATGCGCGCCAAAGATCATCACGAGGATGCCCGCCAGCGTGTTGAACCAGCCCTGATATTGCAAAAATAGCGAGCCAATGGCCGAGGCTGTGAACCCAAGGAACAAAAACACCGTCGACAGCCCCATCACAAAGAAAAGCGCTGGCATGAGTGCCGTGTTCTTGGCCTTTCCCTCTGACAGATCGGTGACCGAAACCCCGCTCATATAGGCCAGATAGGGCGGCACAATGGGCAGCACGCAGGGGCTGAGGAAAGACATAACGCCGGCCAAAAGCGCGACGATCATGGCGGGCAGCAGGGCTGCGTCTATGATTTCGATTCCGAACATAGTCCCGACATAGGCGATCTATGCGCCTAGGTCACCTGACAAGCTGTCACAAGGGTGTGGACGCTTTGAAACATCTGAGCTACTGCGGGGCATGTCTGACGATATCTTTGAAATCGACGCTATCGGGCTGCTGTGTCCCCTGCCCGTTCTGCGCCTGCGCAAACGAATGCAGCCGCTGGCCACTGGCACGCGCATTCGCCTCTTGGCGGATGATCCGGCCGCTATCGTCGACGTCCCACATTTCTGCAATGAAAACGGCCATGTACTGGCGGCGCAGTCTGAGGCTGACGGCGTTCTGACATTTGAGGTCATCAAGCGCTAGCAAGGCTTGTACGTCACCTGCGTGCTGGGGCAGACTTTGAGGATCTTGCCTTAGAACGGAGCTCTCTCGATGCTCGACCTCAAAACCTTTCGCCGAGACTTGCATGCGCACCCGGAAACCGGGTTTGACTTGATGCGCACGCCGAAAGTGATCGGTGAAGTGCTTGAGAAGGCTGGGCTTGAGGTCACCTACGGCGTTGGCAAAACCGGCCTGGTCGCCACACTGCGGCGCGGGCCTGAAGAGACGGCTATTGGCTTTCGCGCCGACATGGACGCGCTGCCGATCACCGAGGCGACAAACCTCCCCTATCGCTCTCAACTCGAAGGGAAATTTCACGGTTGCGGCCATGACGGTCACAGCACGATGCTATTGGGAGCAGCGCTGGAGCTCGCGCAGGATTCCGCGTTCAACCGCACGGTCCATTTCATATTTCAACCGGATGAGGAAAACGGCAATGGCGCAGCCGCGATGATCGCGGATGGCCTGTTTGACCGCTTTCCAATGGTCGAAATATATGGCCTACACAATATGCCCGGCATGGCGCTCGGGCATTTCGCCACGCAACCTGGTCCTTTCTGCGCCTTTGAAGACAACTTCGAGATCCGCATTCAAGGCCAAGGCGGCCATGCATCTATGCCAGAAAAAGGCGTGGACCCCATCGTAGTTGGCGCGGCAATTGTGCAGCAACTTCAAAGCATAGTGTCGCGCGCGCTTTCGCCCAAGGACCATGGCGTCGTCTCAGTCACCGAGTTCATCACCGACGGCGCCCGCAATATCCTAGCGAGCAACGTCTCCTTGCGAGGCGATTGCCGCGGGTTTCACCAAGAGGTGTCAGACCTTATTGAAACCCGAATGCGCGCGATCGCGAGCGGTGTAAGCGCCGCCTATGGGGCGTCAGTTGAGGTCGAATATTCCACCTCATTCCGTCCTTTGGTGAATGATCCAAGCGCCACCGAAACCTTGTCAGCCGCCGCGCGCCAGACCGGAGAGCTGAATGACGCCTATGGGCGGGTCGGGTTTTCTGAGGATTTCGCGGAATTCCTCACCCATCGCCCCGGCGCTTTTGTGTTGATGGGCAATGGCACCGAAGGGGCCTTTGCGATGCCACTTCACAATCCATCCTACGACTTTAATGATGCGGCGATCCCGCATGGCATCGCGTTCTGGTGTCAACTGGCGCGGCAAGGCATGTAACAAAAACGCCGGGCGAGACACCCGGCGTTTCTAAATTTTCTTATCGGCCCATCGACCACCAGCCGCGCCGTTTCGGCTTGGCGGGTTCATCTTGTGCGGGCTCTGCCGCTGGGGCCTCGGCCACCTCTGCGACTGGCTCTGCTTCAGCAGGCGCAGGCTCTTCGGCAACAGGCTCTTCCGCAACCGCGTCTTCCGTGGGCGCTTCCTCGGCTGCTTCGGCAACCGGTTCATTTGGCGCCTCAGCAGGAGCTTCGCTCGCCTCCTCAGCTGGAATGTCCGCTGCGTCTTCAGCAGGCGCTTCCGCAGTTTCTTCCGCAACAACAGGTTCTGCTTTCTTCTTACGGCTGCGCGAGCTGCGCGGTTTTGGCTTCGGCGCTTCTTCGTCCTTTGCCTCTTCCGCGGGTGCTGCATCGTCGCCTCCAGCCGGCGTCTCTTCGCCAGCCTCAGTCGCCTCATCCGCGCCATTTTCGTCAGATCCGTTTTCGTCTGACGCACCATCAGAACCCTCGCCTTTAGGCTTCCGGCGACGACGACGACGGCGACGCTTCTTGGGCTTGGCCTCTTCGTCCTCTTGGGTTTCTTCGACGATTTCCGCGTCTTCGATATCCTCGTCGATTGCATCCATCAAAGACGCATCGGCCGACACCACTGACTCCGAGGGCTCTGGAACCACGCGAGTGGCCGTTTTCAGTTTCTCGAGTGTGAAATCAGGTGAAATCAGTGCAGGATCCGCTTCAATCCGCACCGACAGCCCATAGCGCGCTTCGATCTGCGCCACATGCTCGCGCTTCTGGTTCATGATGTAGTTCACGATACCAACCGGCGCTTTGACCAGCACCTCACGAGAGCGACGACGGGTGCCTTCCTCTTCGATCTGACGCAGGATGGTCAGCGCGAGGTTGTCATCCGAGCGGATAAGACCCGTGCCATGACAATGCGGACAGGGCTGAGTGGTCGCTTCGATCATGCCAGGACGCAGACGCTGACGCGACATTTCCAAGAGACCAAAGCCCGAAATCCGGCCCACCTGAATGCGCGCGCGATCCGTTTTCAGCTTATCTTTCAGACGCTTCTCAACTGCGTTGTTGTTCTTGCGCTCGTCCATATCGATGAAGTCGATGACGATCAGACCTGCAAGGTCACGCAGTCGCAACTGGCGGGCCACCTCTTCGGCGGCCTCAAGGTTGGTCTTAAGCGCGGTTTCTTCAATCGAGCCTTCTTTGGTGGCGCGACCCGAGTTCACGTCGACAGCGACAAGCGCCTCAGTCACGCCGATCACGATGTAGCCACCGGATTTCAGCTGCACCGTCGGGTTGAACATGCCCGACAGGTAGCTTTCCCCTGATAGCGCGCAAAAAGCGGCAGGCTGTCTTGGTATTGCTTCACGTTTTTCGCATGCGACGGCATGATCATTTTCATGAAGTCTTTGGCGATGCGGTAGCCGCGCTCGCCCTCGACCATCACTTCATCGATCTCACGAGAATACAGATCGCGGATCGAGCGTTTGATCAGATCGCCCTCTTCATAGATCTTGGCCGGCGCGATGGATTTCAGCGTCAGCTCGCGGATCTGCTCCCACATACGTTGCAGGTACTCATAGTCACGCTTGACCTCGGACTTGGTGCGCTGCGCCCCTGCGGTCCGAATGATCAGACCCGCGCCTTGCGGCACGTCGATCTCTTGCGCGATTTCCTTGAGCTTTTTGCGATCCGCCACATTGGTGATCTTGCGGCTGATCCCGCCACCACGCGCGGTGTTTGGCATCAAAACGCAATAGCGACCCGCAAGGCTTAGGTATGTGGTCAGAGCCGCGCCTTTGTTGCCGCGCTCTTCTTTGACCACTTGCACCAGCAGGATCTGACGGACCTTGATGACTTCTTGAATTTTATAACGACGTGGACGCGGCTTGCGCGGAGGACGAATGTCGTCCTGATCGTCGTCATCTGCCACATCCTCGATTGAGGAATCCTTCTCGGATGCCTTCGCGCGCTTGCGCCGGCTGCGTGACCGAGAGCTGCGTTTCTTGCCGCCCTCTTCTTCCTCGTCATCAGAGGCGTCATCCTGAGACGTCTCATCGGACACTTCTTCTGTGGTAGCCTCATCGGCCTCCTCATCAGACGCGGCCTCTGGCGCGGCGCTGTCTTCTTCGGTCTCTTCGCCGGTCTCGACGTCTTTAGTGGCAACGGCATCGCCATCATTGTCCGTCGACATTGCCATGGTTTTGTCATCACCATCGCTGTCGTCGGATTTCACGTCCTCGGCAGGTGCTTCGGCCACGTCTTGGGCAGGCGCCCCTGTAGCGTCTGTGCTCGCCTCTTCAGAAGCGGGCGCATCACCTTCAGCCGGTGCCTCGGCAGCTTCCTCAGCCGTCACATCCTCTTTTTTCTTCCGAGGACGACGGGCGCGCGGCTTTTTCGGCTTTGGAGCCTCTTCTTCAACAACCTCGGGGGCCTCTTCGGCCTCAACCGTGTCATCGCCCAGATCGATGGTCTCCATGCCGGAGATCTCATCGGTTGCGACCGCATCACTCTCAGCCGTCTCTTCCGCAGGTTTATCCGAGGCCTTCGCCTTAGACCGGCGGCTGCGTTTTGGTTTGGGCTTTTCGTCTTCTTCGTCGCGTGCGCGCATCGCTTCGGCATAGGCGCGCTCTTCTTCCATCAGCGCTTCACGATCAGCAACCGGGATCTGATAATAGTCCGGATGGATTTCGAGAAGGCCAAAAAACCCGTGGCGATTGCCACCGTAGTCCACAAAGGCCGCCTGCAAGGACGGCTCGACCCGTGTTACTTTTGCGAGATAGATGTTGCCAGCAAGCTGGCGTTTATTTTCGGATTCAAAGTCGAACTCCTCGACCTTGTTTCCGTCGACCACCACGACGCGGGTTTCCTCCGCGTGGGTGGCATCGATGAGCATTTTCTTAGCCATGTTTTCCGTGTGCACCCGGAATCACGCAAACCTGCGCCCGGATTTATTCCAGGCGGCGCAGAGCGTGTTGCAGGGTGTCTTGTAGTGGCGATGGGTCTCGCGTCGCGCAGCACATCACCAAGGGGGCCGCGTGCGGCCTCTGCTCGGGATCTCATATCTGTCGCGCGCTTCATCGCGGTTCTTCTCCGACACCGACATTGCGTTGGTGCCAATTACAGGCCCAGAGCTTTTTATCATCCGGGCAGTTCTTTTGCCCCAAAGGGCATATTCAAACTGAAGGAAAACGCGGCGTATCTGTCGCCCCTGCGTTTTCGGTCAGAGAAACTCTCAGTCAGCCTCGCCAAAAAACGGAGGCCGCCACCTCTACTTAAGACGAGGGTTTGCGGAATTACAATGCCAAATGCGACAAATGGCCCGTTAAACCGTGGTTTCGGCAATCAACCCTAGGTCTATCAGCGCCGCGCGCAGGTTTGGCCGCACCTTTTGCCCCAAGTCAGGCAGCGCTTTGCCCGCAGGGCGCAGATCAGGAATTTGATACGTCAGGCACCCCGCAGCCACCGCCGCCTGCGTCCCAAGATCGCTATCCTCAAAGGCCACACAGTCTTTGGGATCTACACCCAGAGCCTCAGCCGCCTCACGATAGGGCGCTGGATCCGGCTTATTGGCAGAGACCTCATCCCCGGCTTTCACCTGCTCAAAATACTCAAAAATCCCCGCGTGCTGCAGGTGATGCCGTGCCGGTTCTCCGTAGGTCGAGGTCACAACGGCCATGCGCGCCTGTTGATCGGCAAGACTGTCGAGCACGTCTTTTACATAAGGTTTCAGCGGCACGCCTTTAGATACATTTTGGGCATGCATGTCGCGCCACTTGGTCTCAAAGGCTCGCGGGTCTACGCCCCGGGGCAGCAGTTCGGCCAAACGAATTGACGTTGTTTTAGAACTGGTTCCAACCAACGTCATAAAGAACGGCTTAGCAACCATGCTCGGGATGCCAATCTGCCCCGTCAATTTCAGAAACGACTGAAGGAACAGCCGCTCGGTATCCAAGAGCAACCCATCCATATCAAACAAAAAAGCGGCGGGTTTGGTCATTGGATCGTCCTGTCTGTCAATCAGAGCTGCGCCTTGCCAGACTTATGTAACAGCGCAAAGACAGTCTTCACGGTTCTTGTGGTTTTTTACAGGTAATCCGCTCGCGCGAGGCCGTATTTTGCCATCTTCTCATTCAGCGTTCGACGCGGCAGACAAAGCTCTTCCATGACAGAGGCAATTGATCCGCGATGACGCCGCATGGTGTTGTCGATCAACATGCGTTCAAAGGCCTCGACGTATTCCTTCAACGGCTTTCCTTCGGTGGTCATCACCGGCTGCATTTCCTCGTGGTCGTTCATCAACAGAGACGCAATCGTGCCCCCGCCCCGCCGCGACTGCAGCACCGCGCGTTCCGCCAGATTGATCAGCTGACGCACATTGCCAGGCCAAGGCGCCTGCAACAGTTGCGCTGCCTCTTGCGCGGAGACTTTCGGCGTCTCACAGCCATATTCTTCGGCAAACTGTTCGGACTGGCGCGTGAACAGCGTCAGGATGTCTTCGCCCCGTTGCCTGAGCGGAGGCACCGTGATCCGCAAGGCCGCCAGCCGATAGAAAAGATCCCGACGGAGCGCGTCCTCGCAGGTGCGGTTTTGCTCCTGCAGGTTGCAGATCGCAATGATACGCGTCTCCGCCGGGGTCCCCTGCTCGTTGATCGCGCTCAGCAAGCGCGCCTGCAAAGTATCTGACAGCGCTTCAATATCTTCCAATACAAGCGTCCCGCCCCGCGCTTCCTCAATTGCGGGCAGTTGGCTGTCCTCAGGCAACATCGGCCCAAAGAGGCGTTTGGTCAGCGCGTCTTCTTCGAGTGCAGAACAGCTTACCAATACGAATTTCTTACCGGCGCGCGACCCAACCGCATGCAACGCATGCGCCACTAAAGTCTTGCCCGTGCCGGTCTCGCCATCAATCAGCACATGCCCATCGGCCTGGCCCAGATCCAGGATATCTTCCTTAAGCCGCGTCATCACAGGCGACGAGCCAACGAGCTTTTTGATCAGCTGCGCCCCGTCAGAAAGTTCCTTGCGCAAGGCGCGGTTGTCCAGCACCAGCCGACGCGCATTGGAGGCCTTTTTCGCAAGCTGACTCATACGATCCGGATTGAACGGCTTCTCCAGAAAATCAAACGCGCCGACGCGCATCGCCTCAACTGCCATAGGCACATCGCCGTGCCCTGTGATCATAATCACCGGCAAAGCGCTATCCGAGCCCATCAGCTTTTTCAGAAACTGCATCCCGTCCATGCCCGGCATCTTGATGTCGGAAATCACAATCCCCGGATATTCCGGCCCCAGCGTTTTCAGCGCGTCCTCGGCACTCGCGAAGGTCTCGGTGTCATAGCCCGACAGCGCCAACCATTGGCTGATGGACTGACGCATATCCCGTTCGTCATCCACAATCGCGATCTTCATTGCCTGAGCCATATTTCGTCTAAGCCTATTCTGCTGCTTCGATATCTTGGTTTAAGATAGGGATCTGCATTTCAAATACAGCCCCCCCGTCCTGGCCGTTTCTTGCCATCAACCGTCCCCCAAGGTCGTTCACGATGCCCGAGGAAATGGCAAGCCCCAGCCCAACACCGTCACCGGGCTTCTTGGTGGTGTAGAAGGGTTCAAACAGATCATTCAGGTTCTCAATCCCCGGCCCATTGTCGCGCACCATGAGGCTCGCGGTTTCCCCCTTGGCAAGGATCACCTCGATCTCGGGATCATCACTGGCTTGGGTGGCATCCAGAGCATTCCTCAAAAGGTTGATCATCACCTGCTCAATCCGCATCCGATCACCCAAGACATTGACCGGTTCATCAGGCAGCACACGGCGAATTTTTATTTGTCTTTGGCGCAGTTGCGGCTCCATCAGCGCGAGCGCTGAGGCCAGCGCTTCGCCCAATTCCACAGGGGTAAACTCGTCTCCTGCCTTTCGCGCATAGCTCTTGAGCTGCTTGGTGATGGCCCCCATCCGCTCGATCAAATCATCGATGCGTTTGAAACTCGACAGCGCCTCGTCGGGACGGTTCCGATTAACCAACAATCGCGCCCCCGCCAGATAGGTTTTCATCGCGGCCAGCGGCTGGTTCAACTCGTGCGATACGGCCGCTGACATCTCGCCCAAAGCGGCCAGTTTCGAGCTCTGAGCCAGCGATTGTTCAGCCACCTCAAGGCTCTGTTGCATGCGTTCGCGTTCGGCGATTTCCCGCTGCAAGCGATGATTCAATGCGCGAAGGCTCGCCGATTCACGCTGAAACAGAGCGACTTTCTGAAAGGAGCGCCGGCTCAGCAAATAGAAGGCCGCGGCCATAAGGATCGCGAATCCCATGATCTCGAGCGCCAGAACGCCGTTCACCCGCTCGCGCACACCGGCATAGGTGGTGAAGCTCGCGATCTGCCAGCCCCGGAACGGAATACGCGCATCCTTGCGCAACACAGCCTCGCCTTGAACGTAGGCATCCGCAGGCAAAGCCGTCCAATCCGAGGTCGCCTGAATGGCGCGCTGAATGGCCCCTTGAGGCGGCTGTCGCTGCAAGGCCGCCTCTTCCGTCAACCCGCGCCATCGCGGCTCTGTTGCCAGCAAAATCGTGCCTTCGGAATCCGTGACCAAAACTGCATCCGAAATCCCCGCCCAGGCCCGCTCGAACTTCTGCAGATCCACCTCAACGACGATGACGCCAAGCACCGCATTCTGCATCTCGACCCGCCGCGAATAGGCAAAGTAATAGCCAGCCGCCTCAC
This is a stretch of genomic DNA from Cognatishimia activa. It encodes these proteins:
- a CDS encoding sensor histidine kinase, encoding MSGSETALGKMRGMRTLSWRVRALLLALATVAITTIWVTNAYLTDRFTETTRNRAEVRLALYSGNLLAELRRSAIVPQLLARDPALISALQGDDYSQTTARLISFVEEIGAASLLMLDSDGRIVAATDRNRLGENLKPTQTYVDAMRSNVTVFTVEPREAAGYYFAYSRRVEMQNAVLGVIVVEVDLQKFERAWAGISDAVLVTDSEGTILLATEPRWRGLTEEAALQRQPPQGAIQRAIQATSDWTALPADAYVQGEAVLRKDARIPFRGWQIASFTTYAGVRERVNGVLALEIMGFAILMAAAFYLLSRRSFQKVALFQRESASLRALNHRLQREIAERERMQQSLEVAEQSLAQSSKLAALGEMSAAVSHELNQPLAAMKTYLAGARLLVNRNRPDEALSSFKRIDDLIERMGAITKQLKSYARKAGDEFTPVELGEALASALALMEPQLRQRQIKIRRVLPDEPVNVLGDRMRIEQVMINLLRNALDATQASDDPEIEVILAKGETASLMVRDNGPGIENLNDLFEPFYTTKKPGDGVGLGLAISSGIVNDLGGRLMARNGQDGGAVFEMQIPILNQDIEAAE